The following proteins come from a genomic window of Gemmatimonadaceae bacterium:
- a CDS encoding heavy metal translocating P-type ATPase, producing the protein MKTSVIEVHDMLSVLTVDEVEKRLVDVPGVESATVNYAAGNATVRYDETRLNVTDIKVIVHQRGHYTAGESLPKDASEDEPALERAVVPTPDAARASAMTPAAAEPQTAPLAPGAIPAPTAPAVDEQHERAASGAPPSTPAPAGPHASPDATAAAPTPTVPAADSHKGHAAPGALAAMPADMAHEMGHGGEDLPAMVRDTRNRFWICLIFTVPIFVYAPMGGFFKPPAPPFGLELNLWLFFFASAAILYPSWPFFVSAWRALRTGTLSMAVLVVLSVGTGYLFSIGTTFFFKEGGQFFEAAAVLLVFILLGHGLEMRARAGASSAIKALMNLTPAKASVIRNGAEIEVPTAEVLAGEIVVIRPGSKIPVDGTVETGESLVDESMLTGESMPVQKGPGATVIGATINKSGSFRYKATKVGADSALAQIVKLVQEAQNSKAPAQLLADKAAQWLVIAAIVIGLVTFAVWFWWIGQPLLFAVTLTITVFVIACPDALGLATPMAVMVGTGLGAVNGILFKNASALEDATKLNVIVFDKTGTLTVGQPEVVEIVTADGVTEDVVLTAAAAVEQGSAHPLAQAILRRATNLTVAAPTGFESLDGMGARAETAGGTVFLGNRLLMDTQKLALGRLEAEASRLQGDGRTVVHVSQAARVIGLIAIADAIRPTSKAAVAKLRERSIEVVMLTGDNAATAKRIAADLGIDSVLADVLPGQKAEKVKELQATGKKVGVVGDGVNDAPALTQANVGFAIGAGTDVAMESADVVLMKSDPYDIVAAIELSRATLRKMHQNLWWAVGYNVIAFPLAAGVLYPFVLSPEVAALSMSGSTLLVASNALMLKRTELASIRQPGKTAAPGAPDAAASEPSVFGPGAAAK; encoded by the coding sequence ATGAAAACGAGCGTCATTGAAGTGCACGACATGCTATCGGTATTGACCGTGGACGAAGTGGAAAAGCGGCTTGTCGATGTGCCGGGTGTCGAAAGCGCTACAGTGAATTACGCTGCGGGAAACGCCACAGTGCGCTACGACGAAACCCGACTCAACGTCACCGATATCAAGGTGATCGTGCACCAACGCGGGCATTACACCGCGGGCGAATCCCTACCCAAGGATGCGAGCGAAGACGAGCCCGCTCTCGAGCGCGCTGTAGTGCCAACGCCGGATGCTGCGCGAGCCTCCGCTATGACGCCCGCGGCCGCTGAGCCTCAAACGGCCCCTCTCGCGCCGGGTGCCATCCCCGCGCCGACCGCTCCGGCAGTCGACGAACAACACGAAAGAGCGGCGTCCGGCGCGCCGCCTTCAACCCCCGCACCCGCTGGGCCACACGCTTCCCCGGACGCGACCGCCGCCGCACCCACGCCGACCGTCCCCGCAGCCGACAGCCACAAGGGCCACGCGGCGCCTGGAGCGCTGGCCGCGATGCCGGCAGACATGGCTCATGAGATGGGCCATGGCGGCGAGGACCTGCCGGCCATGGTCCGCGACACGCGCAACCGTTTCTGGATCTGCCTGATCTTCACCGTGCCAATCTTTGTCTACGCCCCAATGGGAGGCTTCTTCAAGCCGCCGGCGCCGCCGTTCGGGCTGGAGCTCAACCTGTGGCTGTTCTTCTTCGCAAGTGCCGCGATTCTCTATCCAAGCTGGCCGTTCTTCGTCTCCGCCTGGCGTGCGCTCAGGACGGGCACCCTGAGCATGGCGGTGCTGGTCGTGTTGAGCGTCGGTACCGGGTATCTCTTCAGTATCGGCACCACTTTCTTCTTCAAGGAGGGCGGGCAGTTCTTCGAAGCCGCAGCCGTTTTGCTGGTGTTCATCCTGCTCGGCCACGGGCTGGAAATGCGGGCCCGTGCCGGTGCGTCGTCCGCCATCAAGGCGCTGATGAATCTCACTCCGGCGAAGGCCTCTGTTATTCGCAACGGCGCCGAGATTGAAGTTCCGACGGCGGAGGTGTTGGCCGGCGAGATCGTCGTGATCCGGCCGGGCAGCAAGATTCCGGTCGACGGCACGGTGGAGACCGGTGAATCACTGGTCGACGAGTCGATGCTCACCGGCGAGTCGATGCCGGTCCAGAAGGGGCCGGGCGCCACGGTGATCGGTGCGACCATCAACAAGAGCGGCAGCTTTCGCTACAAGGCGACGAAGGTCGGGGCCGACTCGGCGCTGGCGCAGATCGTAAAACTGGTGCAGGAGGCGCAGAACTCAAAGGCGCCGGCGCAACTCCTGGCGGACAAGGCCGCGCAATGGCTAGTGATTGCCGCGATCGTCATCGGTCTTGTGACCTTTGCGGTGTGGTTCTGGTGGATCGGACAGCCGCTGCTGTTCGCGGTGACACTGACCATCACGGTCTTCGTGATCGCGTGTCCGGATGCGTTGGGACTCGCGACGCCTATGGCGGTGATGGTGGGAACGGGCCTCGGCGCCGTGAACGGCATCCTGTTCAAAAACGCCTCTGCGCTCGAAGACGCCACGAAGCTCAACGTCATCGTCTTCGACAAGACCGGTACGCTCACCGTCGGCCAGCCGGAGGTCGTGGAGATCGTGACGGCGGACGGGGTCACCGAGGACGTGGTGCTGACTGCGGCCGCGGCCGTCGAGCAGGGGTCCGCCCATCCGCTGGCCCAGGCAATCCTGCGTCGGGCGACTAACCTCACCGTCGCGGCACCGACAGGATTCGAAAGCCTCGACGGCATGGGCGCGCGCGCCGAGACCGCTGGGGGCACGGTGTTCCTCGGCAACCGGCTGCTGATGGATACGCAAAAACTCGCGCTCGGTCGCCTGGAAGCCGAAGCCTCCCGCCTGCAGGGGGACGGCCGCACCGTCGTCCATGTATCTCAGGCGGCTCGCGTGATTGGCCTCATCGCCATCGCCGATGCGATCAGGCCAACTTCCAAGGCAGCGGTGGCAAAGCTGCGCGAACGCAGCATCGAGGTGGTGATGTTGACCGGCGACAACGCGGCCACGGCCAAGCGCATCGCCGCGGATCTCGGCATCGACAGCGTGTTGGCCGACGTGCTACCGGGCCAGAAGGCCGAGAAGGTGAAGGAGCTGCAGGCCACGGGGAAGAAGGTCGGGGTGGTGGGCGATGGTGTCAACGACGCGCCAGCGCTAACCCAGGCCAACGTGGGGTTTGCCATTGGCGCCGGCACCGACGTCGCGATGGAAAGCGCCGATGTAGTGCTGATGAAGAGCGACCCATATGACATCGTCGCCGCGATCGAGCTGTCGCGCGCAACGTTGCGAAAGATGCACCAGAATCTTTGGTGGGCGGTGGGCTACAACGTGATCGCGTTCCCGCTCGCTGCGGGCGTCTTGTACCCATTCGTACTGAGTCCGGAGGTCGCGGCGCTGTCAATGTCCGGCAGTACCCTCTTGGTGGCGAGCAATGCGCTGATGCTGAAGCGCACCGAGCTGGCAAGTATTCGTCAGCCTGGCAAGACAGCGGCACCCGGGGCGCCCGACGCGGCAGCCAGTGAGCCGAGCGTCTTCGGTCCAGGAGCTGCCGCAAAGTGA
- a CDS encoding class I fructose-bisphosphate aldolase → MKTNDLESTIGVLMATGRGILAADESQATIAKRFEALAIEPSEENRRRYRQLLFTAPGLNEFISGVILFDETLRQSADDGRRFVEVLVGSGITPGIKVDRGAKPLAGAPGERVTEGLDGLRERLEEYRTLGARFAKWRAVIDIGDGRPSGYCLDTNAHALARYAALCQEAGLVPIVEPEVLMDGAHSVDRAFEATEATLERVFIALRAQRVVLEHILLKPNMVLPGTDSPRQASVREVAEATVRCLRRTVPAAVPGIVFLSGGQDAQAATAHLNAMNAMPTAHPWPLSFSFARALQAPALDAWRGEPSNVPAAQRAFLHRARCNSAAREGRYTAELEQMVDAPATEKSI, encoded by the coding sequence ATGAAGACGAACGATCTGGAAAGCACGATCGGGGTGCTCATGGCGACCGGCCGGGGTATCCTCGCCGCCGACGAGAGCCAGGCGACGATCGCCAAACGCTTCGAGGCGTTGGCCATCGAGCCCAGTGAGGAGAACCGGCGGCGCTACCGGCAGCTGTTGTTCACTGCGCCAGGTCTGAATGAGTTCATCAGTGGCGTGATCCTGTTCGACGAGACGCTGCGTCAATCTGCCGACGACGGCCGGCGGTTCGTGGAGGTCCTGGTCGGAAGCGGTATCACTCCGGGGATCAAGGTCGACCGGGGCGCGAAGCCGTTGGCGGGAGCGCCGGGCGAGCGCGTCACCGAGGGCCTCGATGGCCTGCGGGAGCGGCTGGAGGAATACCGGACGCTGGGCGCCCGCTTCGCCAAGTGGCGCGCCGTGATCGACATTGGTGACGGCCGGCCCAGCGGCTACTGCCTCGACACGAACGCCCACGCGCTCGCGCGGTACGCGGCGCTGTGTCAGGAGGCGGGGCTGGTCCCGATCGTGGAGCCCGAGGTTCTCATGGACGGGGCGCATTCGGTCGATCGCGCCTTCGAGGCGACGGAGGCGACGCTCGAGCGCGTCTTCATCGCGCTCCGGGCCCAGCGCGTCGTCCTCGAGCACATCCTGCTCAAGCCCAACATGGTCCTGCCCGGGACCGACTCCCCGCGGCAGGCCAGCGTGCGCGAGGTCGCGGAGGCGACCGTGCGGTGCCTGCGCCGGACAGTGCCGGCGGCGGTGCCGGGAATCGTCTTCCTCTCCGGCGGGCAGGACGCGCAGGCTGCGACGGCGCACTTGAATGCCATGAATGCGATGCCGACAGCCCACCCGTGGCCGCTCAGTTTCTCCTTTGCGCGGGCGCTCCAGGCGCCCGCGCTGGATGCCTGGCGGGGAGAGCCGAGCAATGTCCCGGCGGCGCAGCGGGCCTTCCTTCATCGCGCCCGCTGCAACAGCGCGGCCCGCGAGGGACGGTACACCGCCGAGTTGGAGCAGATGGTGGACGCGCCGGCCACGGAGAAATCGATATGA
- a CDS encoding glucoamylase family protein, with product MSHRKPTTNVDLEKLQHESFNYFLYEANAANGLVIDKTAPDWPASIAAIGLALAAYPVGVERGYMSRAAAVERTLTTLRFFWNSPQGPEPDATGYKGFYYHFLDMQTGRRASQCELSTVDSTFLLAGALTAGLYFAADTSDEREIRSLADALYRRADWQWAQDGGSTVTHGWTPENGFLKYRWEGYDEAMLLYVLGLGSPTHPLPETSYSAWCSTYEWKGIYGQEYLYAGSLFIHQLSHIWIDFRGIQDAFMHEQGIDYFENSRRATYVQQGYAIDNPLKFEGYGRDCWGISASEGPGPKTMRVNGIERQFFDYVGRGVPYGPDDGTIAPWAVVASLPFAPEIVLPTLGYCIHEAKLTESNLYGFKASFNHTFPEKSGNPHAWVSPWHFGLNQGPIVLMIENHRTGLLWRLTRHCPYLASGLRRAGFAGGWL from the coding sequence ATGAGCCACAGAAAGCCAACCACCAATGTCGACCTGGAAAAGCTCCAGCACGAATCGTTCAACTATTTCCTGTATGAGGCGAACGCCGCCAACGGGCTGGTGATCGACAAGACAGCGCCGGACTGGCCCGCGAGCATCGCCGCTATCGGCCTCGCGCTGGCGGCATATCCCGTTGGGGTCGAGCGCGGGTATATGTCGCGTGCCGCCGCAGTCGAACGAACGCTCACGACGCTCAGGTTCTTCTGGAACAGCCCGCAAGGCCCGGAGCCTGACGCCACCGGCTACAAAGGCTTTTACTATCATTTTCTCGACATGCAGACCGGCCGGCGCGCCTCGCAATGCGAGCTGTCAACGGTGGACAGCACGTTTCTGCTGGCGGGCGCCTTGACGGCGGGGCTTTATTTTGCCGCGGATACGTCCGACGAGCGAGAGATCCGCTCCCTGGCCGACGCACTTTATCGCCGTGCCGATTGGCAATGGGCGCAAGATGGAGGCTCGACCGTCACGCACGGCTGGACGCCCGAAAACGGCTTTCTCAAATACCGATGGGAAGGCTACGATGAGGCGATGCTGCTGTATGTGCTGGGCCTCGGCTCGCCCACTCATCCGCTGCCGGAGACCAGCTACTCAGCGTGGTGTTCCACGTATGAGTGGAAAGGTATTTACGGACAGGAATATCTTTACGCCGGGTCATTGTTCATCCATCAGCTCTCGCATATCTGGATCGACTTTCGCGGGATTCAGGACGCCTTTATGCATGAGCAGGGCATCGATTATTTCGAAAACAGCCGCCGTGCCACGTATGTGCAGCAAGGATACGCGATCGACAACCCGCTGAAGTTCGAGGGATACGGCCGCGATTGCTGGGGAATCAGCGCCAGCGAAGGTCCGGGTCCAAAGACCATGCGTGTCAACGGCATCGAGCGGCAGTTCTTCGATTACGTGGGGCGAGGCGTACCATACGGACCGGACGACGGCACCATCGCACCGTGGGCCGTGGTGGCGTCGTTACCGTTCGCGCCCGAAATTGTGTTGCCCACGCTCGGCTATTGTATCCACGAGGCCAAACTGACAGAGTCGAATCTGTACGGATTCAAGGCGTCCTTTAATCATACCTTTCCGGAGAAATCGGGCAATCCCCACGCCTGGGTATCGCCGTGGCATTTCGGGCTCAACCAGGGTCCGATCGTTCTGATGATCGAAAACCATCGCACGGGCTTATTGTGGCGATTGACGCGACACTGCCCGTATCTCGCCAGTGGCTTGCGGCGAGCGGGGTTTGCCGGGGGCTGGCTCTGA
- a CDS encoding phosphoketolase family protein, with product MKPNTLTPELLHQMDAYWRAANYLSVGQIYLYDNPLLKRPLTLADVKHMLLGHWGTTPGQNFIYVHLNRVIKKYDLDMIYVSGPGHGGPAVVGNTYLEGTYSEVYPDISQDEAGLRKLFLQFSFPGGIPSHASPETPGSIHEGGELGYSLSHSFGAVFDNPDLVVACVVGDGEAETGPLATAWHANKFLDPATDGAVLPILHLNGYKIANPTILARITHEELEQLLRGYGWTPYFVEGHEPALMHEAMAVTLDTAVEQIRQIQQDARVNGNTVRPRWPMIVLNSPKGWTGPKMVDGQQIEGTFRSHQVPLSDPATHPEHLELLQDWLKSYKPEQLFDEQGRLRPELADLAPKGDRRMGANPHANGGLLLRDLRMPDFRDYAVDVPSPGVLGIGDTHVLGRFLRDVIRLNGEQRNFRIFGPDETLSNGLEAVFEQTNRQWDAAIAPNDEFLAPSGRVMEMLSEHQCEGWLEGYLLTGRHGLFNCYEAFIHIVDSMFNQHAKWLKVTSHLPWRRKIASLNYLLASHVWRQDHNGFTHQDPGFIDLVMNKKAEVVRVYLPPDANCLLSVMDHCLRSRHYVNVVIAGKHPAPQWLTMDAAVKHCTAGIGIWQWASNDQGVAPDVVMACCGDVPTLETLAAVSILREHLPNLKIRVVNVIDLMKLQPQIEHPHGLSDMDFDELFTRDTPVIFAFHGYPWLIHRLTYRRTNHDNIHVRGYKEEGTITTPFDMTVLNDLDRFHLVMDTIDRLPQTGDTGIYLKQQLKDKLIEHKQYINTFGQDMPDIRNWKWGATNAGIPA from the coding sequence GTGAAACCCAACACACTCACGCCGGAACTGCTCCACCAGATGGACGCCTACTGGCGCGCCGCCAACTATCTGTCGGTCGGCCAGATCTATCTGTACGACAATCCGCTGCTGAAGCGGCCGCTGACGCTTGCGGATGTGAAGCACATGCTGCTCGGACATTGGGGCACGACCCCCGGGCAGAACTTCATTTATGTGCACTTGAACCGGGTCATCAAGAAATACGACCTCGATATGATTTACGTGTCGGGCCCCGGGCATGGTGGCCCGGCCGTGGTGGGCAACACGTACCTCGAGGGCACGTACAGCGAGGTCTATCCCGACATCAGTCAGGATGAGGCCGGGCTGCGGAAGCTCTTTCTTCAGTTTTCGTTTCCCGGCGGCATTCCCAGTCATGCTTCACCGGAGACGCCTGGCTCCATTCACGAGGGCGGCGAGTTGGGCTATTCGCTCAGCCATTCGTTCGGGGCCGTGTTCGACAATCCCGATCTCGTCGTCGCCTGCGTCGTCGGCGATGGCGAAGCGGAAACCGGACCGCTGGCCACGGCGTGGCACGCCAACAAGTTTCTCGATCCGGCCACCGATGGCGCGGTGCTGCCGATCCTGCATCTCAACGGCTACAAGATTGCCAACCCGACGATCCTCGCGCGCATCACCCACGAGGAATTGGAACAGCTGCTGCGCGGCTACGGGTGGACGCCGTATTTCGTCGAGGGGCATGAGCCCGCGTTGATGCACGAGGCCATGGCCGTGACGCTCGACACGGCGGTGGAGCAGATCAGGCAGATCCAGCAGGACGCGCGCGTGAACGGCAATACCGTGCGTCCGCGCTGGCCGATGATCGTCCTCAATTCGCCCAAGGGCTGGACGGGGCCGAAGATGGTTGATGGCCAGCAGATCGAAGGCACGTTCCGTTCGCACCAGGTGCCGCTCTCTGATCCGGCCACGCATCCCGAACACCTCGAGCTGTTGCAGGATTGGCTGAAGAGCTACAAGCCGGAACAGCTCTTCGATGAGCAGGGACGTCTAAGACCGGAACTGGCGGACCTTGCACCCAAGGGCGACCGACGCATGGGGGCGAATCCCCACGCCAACGGCGGCCTGCTGCTCCGCGACCTGCGGATGCCGGATTTCCGCGACTACGCGGTGGACGTACCCTCGCCGGGGGTGCTCGGCATCGGCGACACGCATGTGCTCGGGCGTTTTCTGCGTGACGTGATAAGACTGAACGGGGAGCAGCGCAATTTCCGCATTTTTGGTCCCGACGAAACGCTCTCTAACGGCTTGGAAGCCGTGTTTGAGCAGACCAACCGCCAATGGGACGCCGCGATCGCGCCGAACGACGAATTTCTCGCGCCCAGTGGTCGCGTGATGGAAATGCTCAGCGAGCACCAATGCGAGGGCTGGCTCGAGGGCTACCTGCTCACCGGGCGGCATGGACTCTTCAACTGCTACGAAGCGTTCATCCACATCGTCGATTCGATGTTCAACCAGCACGCAAAGTGGCTGAAGGTCACATCACATCTGCCGTGGCGGCGGAAGATCGCCTCGCTGAACTACCTGCTGGCCTCGCACGTCTGGCGCCAGGATCACAACGGCTTCACGCATCAGGATCCCGGTTTCATCGACCTCGTCATGAACAAGAAGGCCGAGGTCGTGCGTGTGTACCTGCCGCCGGATGCAAACTGCCTGTTGTCGGTGATGGACCACTGCCTGCGCAGTCGACATTACGTGAATGTCGTGATCGCGGGCAAACATCCCGCGCCGCAATGGCTGACGATGGACGCCGCCGTCAAGCACTGCACTGCGGGCATCGGCATCTGGCAGTGGGCCAGCAACGACCAGGGCGTTGCGCCCGACGTGGTCATGGCCTGCTGTGGCGACGTGCCCACGCTGGAGACGCTTGCCGCCGTGTCCATTCTGCGCGAGCATCTGCCCAACCTGAAAATCCGTGTGGTCAATGTCATCGACCTCATGAAGCTACAGCCGCAAATCGAGCATCCGCACGGGTTGAGCGACATGGATTTCGACGAACTGTTCACCAGGGACACGCCGGTCATCTTCGCCTTTCATGGCTACCCATGGTTGATCCACCGGCTGACATACCGCCGCACCAACCACGATAACATTCACGTCCGCGGTTACAAGGAAGAGGGCACCATCACCACGCCCTTCGACATGACGGTGCTCAACGATCTGGACCGCTTCCACCTCGTGATGGACACCATCGACCGCCTGCCGCAGACCGGCGACACGGGCATCTACTTGAAGCAGCAGCTCAAGGACAAGCTGATCGAGCACAAGCAATACATCAACACATTCGGACAGGACATGCCGGACATCCGCAATTGGAAGTGGGGCGCGACCAACGCAGGCATCCCGGCGTAA
- a CDS encoding MFS transporter, which translates to MDAMKKHLYVLLACFFVVMIGFGITLPVLPFYVERLALAGGASRQSIVLHVTLLTGVYALMQLIFAPLWGCWSDRIGRRPLILIGIAGYVIAQVLFGLATSLWLLYSARILGGILSSATLPVSAAYLADLTTEKERSRGMAWLGTAVSLGVVVGPALGGLLSRQDWHFNWRVGHFMVDSFSIPFFTAAFLGLLTLFAALRWLRESLPKTSVQDMNKETRTDWRTLIKSLSPLLVLALAGQFALTIFEATFALYAQAKFNYGPVEVGAVFVVCGLVMTVFQAGAVGFLAGRISEIHQIGAGFGLMGTGIALLATARTKIFVFAFVALLALGMALIAPNLAALISKRGGERQAGASLGIQNAANSLGQASGPLLAGVLFIWQINAPYLFSGAVLLALALVIGWKAMDRQPEARLA; encoded by the coding sequence ATGGATGCAATGAAGAAACACTTGTACGTGCTGCTCGCCTGTTTCTTTGTGGTGATGATCGGTTTCGGCATCACCTTGCCGGTGCTGCCCTTCTACGTCGAGCGACTTGCGCTGGCGGGAGGGGCGTCGCGCCAATCAATCGTGCTGCACGTTACACTGCTGACCGGTGTCTATGCGCTGATGCAGCTCATCTTCGCGCCCTTGTGGGGATGCTGGTCGGATCGCATCGGCAGAAGGCCGCTCATCTTAATCGGCATCGCTGGCTACGTCATAGCGCAAGTGCTCTTCGGTCTTGCAACGTCGCTGTGGCTGCTCTATTCGGCACGCATTCTCGGCGGCATTTTGTCCTCGGCAACACTGCCGGTCTCGGCAGCTTATCTTGCCGACTTGACGACCGAAAAAGAGCGCAGTCGCGGGATGGCGTGGCTCGGCACGGCGGTGAGTCTCGGCGTCGTTGTCGGACCCGCGCTCGGCGGATTGCTGTCGCGCCAGGATTGGCATTTTAATTGGCGTGTTGGACACTTCATGGTTGATAGTTTCTCGATTCCGTTCTTCACGGCGGCGTTTTTAGGACTGTTGACGCTGTTCGCGGCATTGCGCTGGCTGCGGGAATCGCTACCCAAAACTTCAGTACAAGATATGAACAAGGAAACGAGGACGGATTGGCGAACATTGATAAAAAGTCTGTCTCCGTTGCTCGTTCTCGCACTCGCCGGACAATTCGCGCTGACGATCTTCGAGGCGACGTTCGCGCTGTACGCCCAGGCGAAGTTCAACTATGGTCCCGTTGAAGTGGGAGCGGTCTTCGTCGTGTGCGGGCTGGTGATGACGGTCTTTCAAGCAGGCGCGGTCGGCTTCCTGGCGGGAAGAATTAGCGAGATTCACCAGATCGGCGCGGGCTTCGGCTTGATGGGGACGGGTATTGCGTTGCTGGCGACGGCGCGCACGAAGATCTTTGTCTTTGCCTTTGTCGCGTTGCTTGCATTAGGGATGGCTTTAATCGCTCCCAATCTCGCGGCGCTTATTTCAAAGCGCGGCGGAGAGCGGCAGGCGGGCGCGTCGCTCGGCATTCAGAATGCCGCCAACAGTCTCGGTCAAGCGAGCGGACCGCTGTTGGCGGGAGTGCTTTTCATCTGGCAGATAAACGCACCGTATTTGTTTAGCGGAGCAGTATTGCTGGCGCTCGCCTTGGTTATCGGGTGGAAAGCGATGGATAGGCAGCCCGAGGCCAGACTCGCTTGA
- a CDS encoding lycopene cyclase domain-containing protein: MRYHYVWLIWSSAFLLPWIALYLSNPLLRTVMWRASLATAVLGLTEPIFVPGYWNPPSLFDLVQRTGFDIESVIFSFAIGGVGVVLYNALTRTHLVPVPTEQRTTPLHRFHTIALLVPFAAFVPLALLPWNSIYPAITALVLGSTASVICRPRLAKKTLVCGALFLGFYAVFMLGLKWFAPGYIEQVWNLQALSGVLFGGIPLEELLFGTAFGLYWSGVYEHFAWTESVAQTR, from the coding sequence ATGAGGTATCACTACGTGTGGTTGATTTGGTCGAGCGCGTTTCTCCTCCCGTGGATCGCGCTGTACCTGTCCAACCCGCTCTTGCGCACAGTCATGTGGCGTGCGAGCCTCGCGACGGCTGTGCTCGGGCTGACCGAGCCGATCTTCGTTCCGGGGTACTGGAATCCGCCCAGTCTCTTCGACCTGGTGCAGCGCACGGGGTTTGATATTGAAAGCGTGATCTTCTCGTTCGCGATCGGCGGCGTTGGCGTCGTTCTGTACAATGCGCTGACCCGGACGCATCTGGTTCCTGTCCCGACCGAGCAGCGGACCACGCCGCTACATCGATTCCATACGATCGCCTTGCTCGTTCCCTTTGCCGCGTTCGTCCCGCTCGCTCTCCTGCCATGGAACTCGATCTATCCAGCGATCACAGCGCTGGTGCTCGGCAGCACGGCGTCAGTAATCTGTCGTCCGCGCCTCGCGAAGAAGACGCTCGTCTGTGGAGCGCTCTTTCTCGGGTTCTACGCCGTCTTCATGTTGGGGCTCAAATGGTTTGCGCCGGGATACATCGAGCAGGTTTGGAATCTGCAAGCGCTGAGCGGCGTTCTGTTTGGTGGTATTCCGCTCGAGGAGCTCCTGTTCGGCACGGCGTTCGGGCTCTACTGGAGCGGTGTCTATGAGCACTTCGCCTGGACTGAAAGCGTGGCGCAGACGCGTTGA
- a CDS encoding heavy-metal-associated domain-containing protein: protein MKTSVIEVHDMLSVLSVDEVEKRLGEVPGVESATVNFAAGNATVRYDETRLRVADIKVIVHQRGHQSADESLPNHVSEHEPTRERAVVPTPDAAPASASIPAATVPQASTVAPAAVPAPAASAGGG, encoded by the coding sequence ATGAAAACGAGCGTTATTGAAGTGCACGACATGCTATCTGTATTGAGCGTCGACGAAGTGGAAAAGCGGCTTGGCGAGGTGCCGGGTGTCGAAAGCGCCACCGTGAATTTCGCTGCGGGAAACGCCACCGTGCGCTACGACGAAACCCGACTCAGAGTCGCCGATATCAAGGTGATCGTGCACCAACGCGGGCATCAGTCCGCAGACGAATCCCTACCCAATCATGTGAGCGAACACGAGCCCACACGCGAGCGTGCTGTAGTGCCAACGCCGGACGCTGCGCCGGCCTCCGCTTCAATCCCAGCAGCCACTGTACCCCAAGCTTCCACGGTCGCACCCGCCGCCGTACCCGCGCCCGCCGCTTCCGCAGGCGGCGGATGA
- a CDS encoding DUF2933 domain-containing protein produces MAWITANWFWVLIFIAFIAMHMFGHGGHGGHRRHAGGDRQLSKDEGDKDEAQGRVVNTSSGGHQH; encoded by the coding sequence ATGGCATGGATTACGGCAAACTGGTTCTGGGTGTTGATCTTCATCGCCTTTATCGCGATGCACATGTTCGGTCACGGCGGGCACGGTGGTCATCGCCGTCATGCTGGAGGTGATCGTCAACTAAGCAAGGATGAAGGAGACAAAGACGAAGCACAAGGTCGCGTCGTGAACACGAGTTCAGGCGGGCATCAGCACTGA
- a CDS encoding CBS domain-containing protein — protein MLIELRSQKLEDEKKMSCCSDVMKPIEASSCCTLQDTAAHAARAIRDSGCGCAPVVEDTENLKLVGVVTERDVCCSLVADDRHASEVRVEEIMRRSLWTRRAVAAAQSACTVWRGRRKRGAITQEVIDILAVLNARCGPHFL, from the coding sequence TTGTTGATTGAATTGCGATCTCAAAAACTGGAGGACGAAAAGAAAATGAGTTGTTGTAGTGATGTGATGAAACCAATCGAAGCGTCTTCGTGCTGTACGCTGCAAGACACAGCGGCACATGCTGCGCGAGCGATACGCGATTCAGGCTGCGGCTGCGCGCCCGTGGTTGAGGATACAGAAAACCTCAAGCTTGTCGGCGTCGTCACCGAGCGCGACGTGTGTTGCAGCCTGGTGGCTGATGACCGTCATGCTTCCGAAGTTCGTGTCGAAGAGATCATGCGACGCTCGTTGTGGACAAGGCGGGCGGTTGCTGCGGCACAGTCAGCATGCACAGTTTGGAGAGGTCGTAGAAAACGCGGGGCCATCACCCAGGAAGTCATCGACATTCTGGCCGTGCTGAACGCGCGTTGCGGGCCGCATTTCCTCTGA
- a CDS encoding DUF5676 family membrane protein, whose product MLNIKVVSWSLGLFTAISFVLCVIYGLIVPPSLHMAPFLEMVLPAFKWLTFWGFCLGLIESFLYGAYAGLVFVPIYNFLARRWGVAAAHQ is encoded by the coding sequence ATGCTGAATATCAAAGTCGTGAGCTGGTCGCTGGGACTCTTTACCGCCATCAGCTTCGTCCTGTGCGTCATCTACGGCTTGATCGTGCCGCCGAGCTTACACATGGCTCCATTCTTGGAGATGGTTTTACCGGCTTTCAAGTGGCTGACCTTTTGGGGCTTCTGCCTGGGGTTGATTGAGAGCTTTCTCTACGGCGCTTACGCCGGACTCGTGTTCGTCCCCATCTACAACTTTCTCGCCCGCCGGTGGGGGGTTGCAGCAGCGCATCAATAG